The following coding sequences lie in one Miscanthus floridulus cultivar M001 chromosome 9, ASM1932011v1, whole genome shotgun sequence genomic window:
- the LOC136481406 gene encoding uncharacterized protein OsI_030282-like, translating to MAAKILLLLLMVVVVLAAIDMVVLAEEADPRALPAEWATAKKYKATLDAKTRQAFDGVVAAAPPAKRSEAVEAVLQQQLNMDVSLGKATASGDENNFVSVAGAYEKAADAVIAASPAGKLGTMAFAFNGVVAPDPGKCPTVDKHFCETYAKTEKAFGGVIATGDSPQKKLGITDVVLKQRLATDAAINKAYAEGDRDKIARILAAYGQAADAVAAAAPPEKLRVMQETFSAVAAAAHQAAAGAAAKLKA from the coding sequence ATGGCGGCCAagatcctcctcctcctactcatGGTCGTCGTCGTCCTTGCTGCCATCGACATGGTAGTGCTCGCGGAGGAAGCCGATCCGCGGGCACTGCCGGCGGAGTGGGCCACCGCGAAGAAGTACAAGGCCACCTTGGACGCGAAGACGCGCCAGGCTTTCGACGGCGTGGTGGCCGCCGCTCCGCCGGCGAAGCGGTCCGAGGCCGTGGAAGCCgtgctgcagcagcagctcaaCATGGACGTCTCCCTCGGCAAGGCCACGGCGTCAGGAGACGAGAACAACTTCGTGAGCGTGGCCGGCGCCTACGAGAAGGCCGCGGACGCCGTCATCGCGGCGTCGCCGGCGGGCAAGCTCGGCACGATGGCGTTCGCCTTCAACGGTGTGGTGGCGCCGGACCCGGGCAAGTGCCCCACCGTCGACAAGCACTTCTGCGAGACCTACGCCAAGACGGAGAAGGCCTTCGGCGGAGTCATCGCCACCGGCGACTCGCCGCAGAAGAAGCTGGGGATCACGGACGTGGTGCTCAAGCAGAGGCTCGCCACCGACGCGGCCATCAACAAGGCGTACGCGGAGGGGGACAGGGACAAGATCGCGAGAATCCTTGCTGCCTACGGGCAGGCGGCCGACGCGGTCGCTGCGGCCGCGCCTCCTGAAAAGCTCAGAGTCATGCAGGAGACCTTCTCGGCGGTGGCCGCCGCCGCTCATCaggctgctgctggtgctgctgcAAAGCTTAAAGCTTAA
- the LOC136479303 gene encoding uncharacterized protein, whose protein sequence is MVIKKPSHSPEIVKVQEEAAVDVKPQETLKLEIGSVVLMDDAYIQKGFQINDILTDSDPPIYTSTPVEEPTKTYLLYVGSSPSHLEPSWEDMNSWYQVQRQTKILTLMKQRGISSRYIPQMASSGSVIHPGTCNKPNSNGNCGHPWCSTPILVTSPVGQTISNLIRNGLFGVEEALRCCHDCLSALAAAASAGVRHSDIRPENVICVSNGSSHPYFVLIGWGHAILEDRDRPVMNLFFSSMFALQEGKLCAASDAESLIYLLYISCGGAIRVCPELDSVESALQWRETSWSRRVIQQKLGDVSAVLKAFADYVDSLCGTYPMDYDIWLKRLRRTINEDHGKEVDTSSSS, encoded by the exons ATGGTAATAAAAAAG CCAAGTCATTCTCCTGAAATTGTCAAAGTACAGGAGGAAGCAGCTGTTGATGTGAAACCACAGGAAACCTTGAAGCTTGAAATAGGATCTGTTGTATTGATGGATGATGCTTACATACAGAAAGGTTTTCAAATCAATGACATCCTAACAGACAGTGATCCTCCTATTTATACTTCTACTCCTGTAGAAGAACCTACCAAAACCTATTTACTGTATGTAGGCTCCAGCCCTTCTCATTTGGAACCGTCATGGGAGGATATGAATTCCTGGTATCAAGTGCAGAGGCAGACCAAAATACTGACTTTGATGAAGCAAAGAGGCATTTCAAGCAGATATATACCACAGATGGCATCTTCTGGGAGCGTCATCCATCCAGGCACATGCAATAAGcctaactcaaatggaaattgcGGTCATCCATGGTGTAGTACTCCAATCCTTGTCACCTCACCAGTTGGTCAGACCATTTCAAATCTGATACGGAATGGATTGTTCGGTGTTGAGGAGGCACTGAGATGTTGCCATGACTGTTTATCTGCTCTTGCCGCAGCAGCATCTGCAGGAGTCCGTCACAGTGATATCCGGCCAGAGAATGTGATCTGTGTCAGTAATGGTTCAAGTCATCCATATTTTGTGCTTATTGGATGGGGTCATGCTATCCTAGAAGATAGGGATCGACCTGTAATGAATCTGTTCTTCTCATCTATGTTTGCGCTCCAGGAAGGCAAGCTATGTGCAGCATCTGATGCAGAAAGTTTAATCTATCTTCTATATATCTCTTGTGGTGgagcaat CCGAGTTTGCCCAGAGCTTGACTCGGTTGAAAGTGCCCTACAGTGGAGGGAGACATCGTGGTCGAGGAGAGTTATACAGCAGAAGTTGGGCGACGTCTCAGCAGTGTTAAAAGCTTTTGCGGATTATGTTGACAGCCTTTGCGGAACCTACCCAATGGACTATGACATATGGTTGAAAAGATTGCGAAGAACAATAAATGAAGATCATGGGAAGGAGGTCGACACATCATCATCAAGTTAA
- the LOC136481407 gene encoding uncharacterized protein, whose product MEDQSPDHLSVGSAPKKSSTSSRGRHRNFSSSTCKDFLRKFVDSELLTSSLEDWFSGHSEDCGFRKPAFDVPFDLTELQNFDYALEGVTFQQLVRMPNALYASTSDVFEATAYLALEDFLHAGIKGLWQTFWGPDEAMPFSVACIHSTSSKFYPAEKAISSGKLDGVCATAILLKNLKHSQGRWDHIVVLALLRPDIGMVSAQGDQEPSPAVLGEALFFALRVLLSRSLGRSSTVLRNSDCVYLLLVDSQFGGVVKVQGDLNKLDFDLNNVYDCAAEWIKKHAKISVSSIDRVWNKLGNANWGDIGTLQVLIAIFHSMIQFYGEPKYSLDELATEHSSRLQSRRSERHLVDRQANGNGLFRFQQRSHSPEIVEVQEEAAVDVKPHETLRLEIGSVVLMDDAYKQKGFQINDILTDSDPPIYTSTPVEEPTRTYLLYVGSSPSHLEPAWEDMNSWYQVQRQTKVLTVMKQRCISSRYIPQMVSSGRVIHPGPCNKPNSNGSCGHPWCSTPMLVTSPVGETISDLIRNGLFGVEEALRCCHDCLSALAAAASAGIRHGDILPENVIRVNNGSRHPYFVLIGWGHAILEDRDRPVMNLFFSSTFALQEGKLCGASDAESLIYLLYFSCGGVCPELDSVESALQWRETSWSRRVIQQKLGDISAVLKAFADYVDSLCGTPYPMDYEIWLKRLRRTINEDHGKEVDTSSS is encoded by the exons ATGGAAG ACCAATCGCCTGACCATTTATCAGTCGGTTCAGCACCAAAGAAGTCTAGTACTTCATCACGAGGCCGGCACCGTAATTTCTCATCATCAACATGCAAAGATTTTCTCCGGAAGTTTGTGGACAGTGAACTTTTAACTTCAAGCCTAGAGGATTGGTTCTCTGGTCACAGTGAAGATTGTGGTTTCAGGAAGCCAGCTTTTGATGTTCCTTTCGACCTTACAGAATTACAGAATTTTGATTATGCTCTGGAGGGTGTTACTTTTCAGCAGCTAGTACGGATGCCAAATGCTCTATATGCATCGACATCAGATGTTTTTGAAGCTACTGCATATCTTGCTTTAGAGGATTTCCTTCATGCAGGCATTAAAGGATTGTGGCAAACTTTCTGGGGTCCTGATGAAGCAATGCCATTCTCAGTTGCCTGTATACACAGCACAAGCTCCAAATTTTATCCTGCTGAGAAGGCTATTAGCAGTGGAAAACTCGATGGTGTTTGTGCAACCGCTATACTATTGAAGAATTTGAAGCATTCACAAGGAAGATGGGATCATATTGTCGTGTTGGCTTTGTTGAGACCTGATATCGGAATGGTTTCCGCACAGGGTGACCAGGAGCCATCTCCTGCTGTCTTAGGGGAGGCACTGTTCTTTGCTTTGCGTGTCCTACTATCTCGAAGCCTTGGTAGATCCTCTACTGTTCTTCGCAATTCAGACTGTGTTTACTTGCTTCTTGTTGATTCACAGTTTGGAGGAGTGGTAAAAGTGCAAGGTGATTTGAACAAGCTGGATTTTGATCTGAACAATGTTTATGACTGTGCTGCTGAATGGATAAAGAAACATGCCAAAATTTCAGTTTCTTCCATAGATCGAGTATGGAACAAACTTGGGAATGCTAACTGGGGAGACATTGGGACCCTTCAGGTTCTCATTGCAATATTTCACTCAATGATCCAATTTTATGGAGAGCCTAAGTATTCTCTCGATGAACTGGCGACGGAACATAGTTCAAGGCTACAAAGTCGAAGATCAGAAAGACATTTGGTTGATAGACAAGCTAATGGGAATGGCTTATTTCGATTCCAACAGCGAAGTCACTCTCCTGAAATTGTCGAAGTTCAGGAGGAAGCAGCTGTTGATGTGAAACCACATGAAACCTTAAGGCTTGAAATAGGATCTGTTGTATTGATGGATGATGCTTACAAACAGAAAGGTTTTCAAATCAATGACATCCTAACAGACAGTGATCCTCCTATTTATACTTCTACTCCTGTAGAAGAACCTACGAGAACCTATTTGCTGTATGTAGGCTCCAGTCCTTCTCATTTGGAGCCAGCATGGGAGGATATGAACTCCTGGTACCAAGTACAGAGGCAGACCAAAGTACTGACTGTGATGAAGCAACGATGTATTTCTAGCAGATATATACCACAGATGGTATCTTCTGGACGGGTCATCCATCCAGGCCCATGTAACAAGCCTAACTCAAATGGAAGTTGTGGTCATCCATGGTGCAGTACTCCAATGCTTGTCACCTCACCAGTTGGTGAGACCATTTCAGATCTGATACGGAATGGATTGTTCGGTGTTGAGGAGGCTCTGAGATGTTGCCATGACTGTTTATCGGCTCTTGCTGCCGCAGCTTCTGCAGGAATCCGTCATGGTGATATCCTGCCAGAGAATGTGATCCGTGTCAATAATGGTTCAAGGCATCCATATTTTGTGCTTATTGGATGGGGTCATGCTATCCTAGAAGATAGGGATCGGCCAGTAATGAATCTATTCTTCTCATCTACATTTGCACTCCAGGAAGGAAAACTATGTGGAGCATCTGACGCAGAAAGTTTAATTTATCTTCTATATTTCTCTTGTGGTGGAGTTTGCCCCGAGCTTGACTCTGTTGAAAGTGCACTTCAGTGGAGGGAGACATCATGGTCGAGGAGAGTTATACAGCAGAAGTTGGGCGACATCTCAGCAGTGTTAAAAGCTTTTGCGGATTATGTCGACAGCCTTTGTGGAACTCCATACCCAATGGACTATGAGATCTGGTTGAAACGACTGCGAAGAACAATAAATGAAGATCATGGGAAGgaggtcgacacatcctcaagtTAA